One Thermus sp. CCB_US3_UF1 DNA window includes the following coding sequences:
- a CDS encoding PIG-L deacetylase family protein — protein sequence MAVFAHPDDEIGAAGTLALHARRGDEVMLVWMTRGELASQFGAAPEEEVARVREGHGAHVAGLIGAAYRFLPFADTGLTGGREEALALARLMAEFRPQAVITWDPLDVHPDHRATHQAVLSALKLCRIPKLVGEAHRAPIRLYHYPRKDLARPWVYVDTTPTQEVAEAVFSFYQAFYRWPFTLEEFRARRRLLGREAGVRFAEAFQTESPPALPALF from the coding sequence ATGGCGGTCTTCGCCCATCCCGACGACGAGATCGGGGCGGCGGGCACCTTGGCCCTGCACGCCCGGCGAGGGGACGAGGTGATGCTGGTCTGGATGACCCGGGGGGAGCTGGCCAGCCAGTTTGGCGCGGCCCCCGAGGAGGAGGTGGCCCGGGTGCGGGAGGGGCATGGGGCCCACGTGGCCGGCCTCATCGGCGCCGCCTACCGCTTCCTCCCCTTCGCGGACACCGGGCTCACGGGGGGGCGGGAGGAGGCCTTGGCCCTGGCCCGGCTCATGGCCGAGTTCCGCCCGCAGGCCGTGATCACCTGGGATCCCCTGGACGTCCACCCCGACCACCGGGCCACCCACCAGGCGGTGCTTTCTGCCCTGAAGCTCTGCCGCATCCCCAAGCTGGTGGGGGAGGCCCACCGGGCCCCCATCCGCCTTTACCATTACCCCCGCAAGGACCTTGCCCGCCCCTGGGTTTACGTGGACACCACCCCTACCCAGGAGGTGGCGGAGGCGGTCTTTTCCTTTTACCAGGCCTTTTACCGCTGGCCCTTTACCCTGGAGGAGTTTCGCGCCCGGCGTCGGCTTCTGGGCCGGGAAGCAGGGGTTCGCTTTGCGGAGGCCTTTCAGACGGAGTCTCCACCGGCCCTTCCCGCTCTTTTCTAA
- a CDS encoding iron ABC transporter permease: MGHQAALPASRARRYRLSLLGLALFLLLALLLGVALGSYAIPPLQIPALLFRGEGLEYQVLVGLRLPRVLGAALVGALLALAGGALQGLFRNPLVDPGLIGVSSGAALGAALFIVLAPPLGALEGYALPLFAFLGGLLATQLLWRLAQTPLGVQVAVLLLSGIALNALVGAFVGLLTFLASEQELRSLTFWTLGGFAALTWPFLLGSLPLALLALGLLLPTARGLNALVLGEREAFHLGVDLEALKRRLVAGSALAVGVAVALAGGIGFLGLLAPHLFRLLAGPDHRYLLPGAALLGAGLAVVADLLARTLAAPAEIPVGVLTALLGGPFFLYLVLRYKREVYRA, from the coding sequence GTGGGTCACCAAGCCGCTCTCCCCGCTTCCCGGGCCAGGCGGTACCGCCTTAGCCTCCTGGGCCTGGCCCTTTTCCTCCTGCTCGCCCTCCTCCTGGGAGTGGCCCTGGGCAGCTACGCCATACCCCCGCTGCAGATCCCCGCCCTCCTCTTCCGGGGGGAGGGTCTGGAGTACCAGGTGCTGGTCGGCCTGCGCCTGCCCCGGGTCCTGGGGGCCGCCCTGGTGGGCGCCCTCCTGGCCCTGGCGGGCGGGGCTTTGCAGGGGCTTTTCCGCAACCCCTTGGTGGACCCAGGCCTCATCGGGGTCTCCTCGGGGGCGGCCCTGGGGGCGGCCCTCTTCATCGTCCTGGCCCCGCCCCTGGGGGCCCTGGAGGGGTACGCCCTTCCCCTCTTCGCCTTCTTGGGGGGGCTTCTCGCCACCCAGCTCCTCTGGCGCCTGGCCCAGACCCCCTTGGGGGTGCAGGTGGCGGTTCTCCTGCTTTCCGGCATTGCCCTGAACGCCCTGGTGGGGGCTTTTGTGGGCCTTCTTACCTTTTTGGCCAGCGAGCAGGAACTGCGGAGCCTTACCTTCTGGACCCTGGGGGGGTTTGCCGCCCTCACCTGGCCCTTCCTCCTGGGCAGCCTGCCCCTGGCCCTCCTGGCCCTAGGCCTCCTCCTGCCCACCGCCCGGGGGCTCAACGCCTTGGTCCTGGGGGAGCGGGAAGCTTTCCACCTGGGGGTGGACCTCGAGGCCCTGAAGCGCCGCCTGGTGGCGGGCTCGGCCTTGGCGGTGGGGGTGGCGGTGGCCCTGGCCGGAGGGATCGGGTTCTTAGGGCTCCTGGCCCCCCACCTCTTCCGCCTCCTGGCGGGGCCGGACCACCGCTACCTGCTTCCGGGGGCTGCCCTTTTGGGGGCCGGCCTGGCCGTGGTGGCCGACCTCCTCGCCCGCACCCTGGCGGCCCCGGCGGAGATCCCCGTGGGGGTGCTCACGGCCCTGCTGGGCGGGCCTTTCTTCCTCTACCTGGTTCTGCGCTACAAGCGGGAGGTGTACCGTGCTTGA
- a CDS encoding amidohydrolase family protein, with product MSWLRTEIWTAQVVYTGFGTPMLRGGIAVQGGFVVGQGSLEELRARFPHAEVVERGKALFPPPVNAHTHLDLSLLPRYQGPFAGFLPHVVAHRGLRGLEGAREGLRALVASGVGAFADIVFKDEVMDFLLAESPLPGVAFYEVFAPDPLEAEEVFQKVKAKVEAWRKREGKVRVGLSPHAPYSVSPPLLGRLAQYARAEGIPLMVHAGESREEVDFLLRGTGPLAALHQRFSSTPWDPPGLTPVRHLHALGVLGPTTLLVHGVQVDEEEVGLLAETGTKVVLCPRSNRGLEVGEAPIPLYARHGVELALGTDSRASSPDLDVKEEARFLWGKVDPRLLVRALTRGGYRALGLPAPRLTRGTPAALVHSL from the coding sequence ATGTCCTGGCTAAGGACTGAGATCTGGACCGCCCAGGTGGTCTACACGGGCTTCGGCACCCCCATGCTCCGGGGGGGGATAGCCGTCCAGGGGGGGTTCGTGGTGGGCCAGGGGAGCCTGGAGGAACTCCGGGCCCGCTTCCCCCACGCGGAGGTGGTGGAAAGGGGAAAGGCCCTCTTCCCGCCCCCGGTCAACGCCCACACCCACCTGGACCTCTCCCTCCTCCCCCGCTACCAAGGCCCCTTCGCCGGCTTCCTCCCCCACGTGGTGGCCCACCGGGGGCTTCGCGGCCTGGAGGGGGCCAGGGAGGGCCTTAGGGCCTTGGTGGCCTCCGGGGTGGGGGCCTTTGCCGACATCGTCTTCAAGGACGAGGTCATGGACTTCCTCCTCGCCGAAAGCCCCCTCCCCGGGGTGGCCTTCTACGAGGTCTTCGCCCCCGATCCCCTGGAGGCGGAAGAGGTCTTCCAAAAGGTGAAGGCCAAGGTGGAGGCCTGGCGGAAGCGGGAAGGAAAGGTGCGGGTGGGCCTCTCGCCCCACGCGCCCTACTCGGTAAGCCCCCCCCTCCTCGGGCGCCTGGCCCAGTACGCCAGGGCCGAGGGCATCCCCCTTATGGTCCACGCCGGGGAAAGCCGGGAGGAGGTGGACTTCCTCCTCCGGGGCACAGGGCCCCTGGCGGCCTTGCACCAGCGCTTCAGCTCCACGCCTTGGGACCCCCCGGGCCTCACCCCGGTACGCCACCTCCACGCCCTAGGGGTCTTGGGCCCCACCACCCTCCTGGTCCACGGGGTACAGGTGGACGAGGAGGAGGTGGGGCTTCTGGCGGAGACCGGCACCAAGGTGGTCCTCTGCCCCCGCTCCAACCGGGGCCTCGAGGTGGGGGAGGCCCCCATCCCCCTCTACGCCCGGCACGGGGTGGAGCTGGCCCTGGGCACGGACTCCCGGGCCAGCAGCCCTGACCTGGACGTGAAGGAGGAGGCCCGCTTCCTGTGGGGGAAGGTGGACCCCCGCCTCCTGGTGCGGGCCCTCACCCGGGGGGGGTACCGGGCCTTGGGCCTGCCTGCGCCCCGGCTCACCCGGGGTACCCCTGCCGCTTTGGTACACTCCCTCTGA
- a CDS encoding chloride channel protein, whose protein sequence is MRPPGRTSPLILPPFWDEEVRRTGPLILYSAFTGALAGLLVALLNALLQRLTQTLGLLFGYLVPEPPGEGGLAQAFTGPRPWALALALPFLFALTSFLGTGRGLAALLRHAREGEPPPHLAYPRAVLGGTLQLSLYSPMGREGPFGVLGLWLGSALDRRFPRLGGGLAFAGLAAGLAASLHAPVAGALLATEILYRGLLLEVRALTPALIGALSGFAVYGALYGYTPLLPFPVAVGLEAIPSGLLLGLLAAGLSSLWLEGSRLVRGWLQPLAFPWRHALLGLALALALLLLPEALGTGLGWVGVATTPLLAPGAALALLLAKMALLVLALGVRAYGGPFTPALVLGGLLGAWLAKLSPGGPWTLTPEAAALAGGAALLAATARAPFAATVLAAEWGGYAALPLVLPAVLLAYALTPAHDPEEGLRKEREGPVETPSERPPQSEPLLPGPEADAGRETPPG, encoded by the coding sequence ATGCGCCCCCCGGGCCGCACCTCCCCCCTGATCCTCCCGCCCTTTTGGGACGAGGAGGTGCGCCGCACCGGGCCCCTGATCCTCTATAGCGCCTTCACCGGCGCCCTGGCTGGGCTGCTGGTGGCCCTGCTCAACGCCCTTCTGCAGAGGCTTACGCAAACCCTGGGCCTCCTTTTCGGCTACCTGGTCCCCGAGCCCCCCGGGGAAGGGGGGCTGGCCCAGGCCTTTACGGGCCCCCGCCCGTGGGCCCTGGCCCTGGCCTTGCCCTTTCTGTTCGCCCTCACCAGCTTTTTGGGCACGGGGCGGGGTCTGGCGGCCCTCCTGCGGCACGCCCGGGAAGGGGAACCTCCGCCCCACCTGGCCTACCCCCGGGCCGTGCTGGGGGGCACCCTCCAGCTATCCCTCTACTCCCCCATGGGCCGGGAAGGCCCCTTTGGCGTCCTCGGCCTGTGGCTGGGAAGCGCCCTGGACCGCCGCTTCCCCCGCCTGGGGGGAGGCCTGGCCTTCGCCGGCCTGGCCGCGGGTCTTGCGGCCAGCCTGCACGCCCCGGTGGCGGGGGCCCTCCTGGCCACGGAGATCCTCTACCGGGGCCTCCTCTTGGAGGTCCGGGCCCTAACCCCGGCCCTCATCGGGGCCCTTTCGGGGTTTGCCGTTTACGGCGCCCTTTACGGCTACACCCCCCTCCTGCCCTTTCCCGTGGCCGTGGGCCTCGAGGCCATCCCCTCGGGCCTTCTCTTGGGCCTTTTGGCGGCGGGCCTAAGCTCCCTCTGGCTGGAAGGGAGCCGCCTGGTGAGGGGCTGGCTCCAGCCCCTGGCCTTCCCCTGGCGGCACGCCCTCTTGGGGCTGGCCCTGGCCTTGGCCCTCCTCCTCCTCCCCGAAGCCCTAGGAACGGGGCTCGGCTGGGTGGGGGTGGCCACCACCCCCCTCCTGGCCCCGGGGGCCGCCCTGGCCCTCCTCCTGGCCAAGATGGCCCTCCTGGTCCTGGCCCTGGGGGTGAGGGCCTACGGGGGGCCCTTTACCCCGGCCCTGGTCCTGGGGGGGCTTTTGGGGGCTTGGCTGGCCAAGCTCTCCCCCGGGGGCCCCTGGACCCTCACCCCGGAGGCCGCGGCCCTGGCGGGGGGCGCGGCCCTCCTGGCCGCCACCGCCCGGGCCCCCTTCGCCGCCACGGTGCTGGCGGCGGAATGGGGCGGGTATGCCGCCTTGCCCCTGGTCCTGCCGGCGGTCCTCCTGGCCTACGCCCTCACCCCGGCCCACGACCCGGAGGAGGGGCTTAGAAAAGAGCGGGAAGGGCCGGTGGAGACTCCGTCTGAAAGGCCTCCGCAAAGCGAACCCCTGCTTCCCGGCCCAGAAGCCGACGCCGGGCGCGAAACTCCTCCAGGGTAA
- a CDS encoding hemin ABC transporter substrate-binding protein, producing the protein MVALPRWISLWLIGLAALGYAQPFRVTDATGRSVEIRSTERIVSLGGVNTEILFALGVGDRIVGRDGTSEYPKEVMSRPSVGLPGQYSAEAILALRPTLVVAREDTRPAQVLDQVRGAGVPVVVVSIEPTVEGAKRRIRLLAQAVGRQETGEALVRSLERELLALKSYQAQQAPKGKVRGLVVYLPAPQVAFICGEGSIFVAVMELAGVQNALKGVRGCQPMNPEAVVAARPDLLVTTKKTVETVGGLEGLLRLPGLAQTPAGQRRRVVVMEENYLGNIGPRMGRAALDLFRAAYLREGYVEIAQ; encoded by the coding sequence ATGGTCGCTTTACCCCGCTGGATCAGCCTGTGGCTTATCGGTCTTGCGGCCCTCGGCTACGCCCAGCCCTTCCGGGTGACGGACGCCACCGGCAGGAGCGTGGAGATCCGCTCCACCGAGCGCATCGTCTCCCTGGGCGGGGTGAACACGGAGATCCTCTTCGCCCTAGGGGTGGGGGACCGGATCGTGGGCCGGGATGGCACCAGCGAGTACCCCAAGGAGGTCATGAGCCGCCCCAGCGTGGGCCTGCCCGGCCAGTACTCCGCCGAGGCCATCCTGGCCCTGCGCCCCACCTTGGTGGTGGCCCGGGAGGACACCCGGCCCGCCCAGGTGCTGGACCAGGTCCGGGGGGCAGGGGTGCCCGTGGTGGTGGTTTCCATAGAGCCCACGGTGGAGGGGGCCAAGCGGCGGATCCGCCTCCTGGCCCAGGCGGTGGGGCGGCAGGAAACGGGGGAGGCCCTGGTCCGCTCCCTGGAGCGGGAGCTTCTCGCCCTAAAGTCCTACCAGGCCCAGCAGGCCCCCAAGGGTAAGGTCCGGGGCCTGGTGGTCTACCTGCCCGCGCCCCAGGTGGCCTTCATCTGCGGGGAAGGGAGCATCTTCGTGGCGGTGATGGAGCTCGCGGGGGTGCAAAACGCCCTCAAGGGGGTGCGGGGGTGCCAGCCCATGAACCCCGAGGCCGTGGTGGCCGCCCGGCCTGACCTCCTGGTGACCACCAAGAAGACCGTGGAGACGGTGGGGGGCTTGGAGGGCCTGCTGCGCCTGCCGGGCCTAGCCCAGACCCCCGCGGGCCAGCGCCGCCGGGTGGTGGTCATGGAGGAGAACTACCTGGGCAACATCGGCCCGCGCATGGGCCGGGCGGCCCTGGACCTGTTCCGTGCGGCCTACCTCCGCGAAGGGTACGTGGAGATAGCCCAGTAA
- the aroH gene encoding chorismate mutase translates to MVRGIRGAITVEEDTPEAIHQATRELLLKMLEANGIRSHQELAAIIFTVTEDLSSAFPAEAARQIGMHRVPLLSAREVPVPGSLPRVIRVLALWNTDRPQEEVRHVYLREAVRLRPDLESAQ, encoded by the coding sequence ATGGTCCGGGGCATCCGTGGGGCCATCACCGTGGAGGAGGACACGCCGGAGGCCATCCACCAGGCCACCCGGGAGCTCCTCCTCAAGATGCTGGAAGCCAACGGCATCCGAAGCCATCAGGAGCTGGCGGCCATCATCTTCACCGTTACCGAGGACCTCTCCTCGGCCTTTCCCGCCGAGGCCGCCCGGCAGATCGGCATGCACCGGGTGCCCCTCCTTTCCGCCCGGGAGGTGCCCGTGCCGGGAAGCCTGCCCCGGGTGATCCGGGTCCTGGCCCTTTGGAACACGGACAGACCCCAGGAGGAGGTGCGGCATGTCTACCTGCGGGAGGCTGTCCGCCTCAGGCCCGACCTGGAAAGCGCCCAGTAG
- a CDS encoding sugar phosphate isomerase/epimerase, translating into MDLRLALSLAEAKARLRELEALGVGLEVYLDPALLEEEVVFQDLAQALSRPPSVHLPFWNLDLLSPDPEVRALSLRRLLFALERAAEMGADRAVFHSGIPHGRTPEEAEARAGRLVEALRPLVRRALALGVRLLLENTHEPHPMALAPVLEAYPEGVGFCFDAAHARVFSQTPEPGPWLALEPEHLHLNDTDGTYDRHWNLGRGVLDHPRWLGPYLDHPLVLEVREDPRPSLELLRGIGVGRP; encoded by the coding sequence ATGGACCTTCGCCTTGCCCTGAGCCTGGCCGAGGCCAAGGCCCGGCTGCGTGAGCTGGAGGCGCTGGGGGTGGGCCTCGAGGTCTACCTGGACCCCGCCCTCCTGGAGGAGGAGGTGGTGTTCCAGGACCTGGCCCAAGCCCTATCCCGCCCCCCCTCCGTCCACCTCCCCTTCTGGAACCTGGACCTCCTCTCTCCCGATCCCGAGGTGCGGGCCCTCTCCCTAAGGCGGCTCCTCTTCGCCCTGGAACGGGCAGCCGAGATGGGGGCCGACCGGGCGGTCTTCCACTCTGGCATCCCCCATGGCCGCACCCCGGAGGAAGCCGAGGCCCGGGCTGGGCGCCTGGTGGAAGCCCTTAGGCCCCTGGTGCGCCGGGCCTTGGCCCTGGGGGTGCGCCTCCTGCTGGAGAACACCCACGAGCCCCACCCCATGGCCCTGGCCCCGGTCCTGGAGGCCTACCCGGAAGGGGTGGGCTTCTGCTTTGACGCCGCCCACGCCCGGGTTTTCAGCCAAACCCCCGAGCCAGGGCCCTGGCTGGCCCTGGAACCCGAGCACCTGCACCTGAACGATACGGACGGGACCTACGACCGCCATTGGAACCTGGGCCGGGGGGTGCTGGACCACCCCCGCTGGCTTGGCCCCTACCTGGACCATCCCCTGGTGCTGGAGGTGAGGGAGGACCCCCGCCCCTCCCTGGAACTCCTTCGGGGGATTGGGGTAGGGCGACCGTAG
- a CDS encoding IS256-like element ISTth4 family transposase, with the protein MFNRGAHLSTRRCPVDQDTLRILLREAVRETVAEVLQTVLELDRTAFLQVHGGRRNGYYPRKLETTFGQVDLKVPRDRESRYYPAFLKPYVRRLVDVGEVAVALYAAGVSQRKAAEILSLLLGHRYSHETLSALTDEVLEAAGAFRTRPLPEEMAFVYLDGLSLKVFREGEGIVRESVYVALGIAPNGERRVLGFWLLPTESALGWEGVLGELWQRGLRRVLLFITDGLPGLPEAIRRVYPQAEWQRCVVHGVRWSLSQVRARDRGLLAEDLRRVYGAESREEALGALEEVKAAWGSRYPGVVGLWVQDSGAFLRFYGYPKVLWPYLRSTNLMERFIREVRRGTKVRDHKFPKEEAVYKLLYLESERQEGRWAERKLKGFSEVKEVLEKMLQERYAPRTQTLTHNS; encoded by the coding sequence GTGTTTAATAGGGGGGCACACCTTAGCACGAGGAGGTGCCCCGTGGACCAGGATACCTTGCGGATCTTGCTGAGGGAAGCGGTGCGGGAGACAGTAGCCGAGGTTCTGCAGACGGTTCTGGAGCTGGACCGGACGGCCTTCTTGCAGGTGCACGGAGGCCGCAGGAACGGCTACTACCCCCGCAAGCTGGAGACCACCTTCGGCCAGGTGGACCTGAAGGTCCCTAGGGATCGGGAATCTCGGTATTACCCGGCTTTCCTTAAGCCCTACGTCCGCCGCCTGGTGGACGTGGGGGAAGTGGCGGTAGCCCTTTACGCCGCCGGGGTCAGTCAGCGCAAGGCGGCCGAGATACTGAGCCTGCTCTTAGGCCACCGCTACTCCCACGAGACCCTGAGCGCCCTGACGGACGAGGTCCTGGAGGCGGCAGGAGCCTTCCGCACCCGGCCTTTGCCCGAGGAGATGGCCTTCGTCTACCTGGACGGGCTTTCCCTAAAGGTCTTCAGGGAAGGAGAAGGGATCGTACGGGAAAGCGTGTATGTGGCCCTGGGCATCGCCCCTAATGGGGAGAGGCGGGTCCTGGGGTTTTGGCTGTTGCCCACGGAGAGCGCCCTGGGATGGGAGGGGGTCCTGGGGGAGCTTTGGCAGCGGGGCCTGCGGCGGGTATTGCTCTTCATCACCGACGGGCTGCCCGGGCTTCCTGAAGCGATCCGCAGGGTCTACCCTCAGGCGGAATGGCAGCGGTGCGTGGTGCACGGGGTGCGGTGGAGCCTGTCCCAGGTGCGGGCGCGGGACCGGGGCCTGCTGGCGGAGGACCTGAGGCGGGTGTACGGGGCGGAGAGCCGGGAAGAAGCTCTTGGGGCCTTGGAGGAGGTGAAGGCCGCCTGGGGTTCGCGGTACCCGGGGGTGGTGGGGCTTTGGGTACAGGATTCGGGGGCCTTCCTGCGGTTCTACGGGTACCCCAAGGTGCTTTGGCCGTACCTGCGGAGCACCAACCTGATGGAGCGGTTTATCCGGGAAGTGCGGCGGGGGACGAAGGTGCGGGACCACAAGTTTCCTAAGGAAGAGGCGGTGTACAAGCTTCTTTACCTGGAGTCGGAGAGGCAGGAAGGGAGGTGGGCAGAACGGAAACTAAAGGGGTTCTCGGAGGTGAAGGAGGTGCTGGAGAAGATGCTTCAGGAGCGGTATGCCCCCCGTACACAGACTCTTACACATAACTCTTGA
- a CDS encoding carbohydrate ABC transporter permease, with amino-acid sequence MERVLSRPLERLGRPAWEAFPFLLPAYGLFLLFMVLPVLEALWLSLHREDLFGRGRTWVGLGNYLEVLSRPEFWKSVGLTLKFALIVAPLELLLGLLAALLVYRTYPGVALFRTLFFLTTAVPTAVAAVAWGWFLHPVGGWANRALSALGLPPQPWLTDPGLALPTLAVVTAWAGVGFTAILLTAGLQSIPEEVLEAATVDGAGPWTRFWRVILPLLSPTLFLVGLLVVLKSLTAFGPIHLLTRGGPAEGSMVWIYRVYQDAFFNFQVPLAAAEALLLFLVLLGLAGLQFWLLGRRVHYA; translated from the coding sequence ATGGAACGGGTCCTTTCCCGGCCCCTGGAGCGCCTGGGGCGCCCCGCTTGGGAGGCTTTTCCCTTCCTTCTTCCCGCCTACGGCCTCTTTCTCCTCTTCATGGTCCTGCCGGTCCTCGAGGCCCTCTGGCTTTCGCTACACCGGGAGGACCTCTTTGGCCGGGGACGGACGTGGGTGGGCCTGGGGAACTACCTGGAGGTCCTCTCCCGCCCGGAGTTTTGGAAGAGCGTGGGGCTCACCCTGAAGTTCGCCTTGATCGTGGCCCCCTTGGAGCTCCTCCTGGGGCTTTTGGCCGCCCTCTTGGTCTACCGGACCTATCCGGGGGTAGCCCTTTTCCGCACCCTCTTCTTCCTCACCACCGCGGTGCCCACGGCGGTGGCCGCGGTGGCCTGGGGGTGGTTCCTCCACCCCGTGGGGGGCTGGGCCAACCGGGCCCTATCCGCCCTAGGGCTTCCCCCCCAGCCCTGGCTCACCGACCCCGGGCTTGCCCTCCCCACCCTGGCCGTGGTCACCGCCTGGGCCGGGGTAGGGTTCACGGCCATCCTCCTCACGGCCGGGCTGCAGAGCATCCCCGAGGAGGTCCTGGAGGCGGCCACCGTGGACGGGGCCGGCCCCTGGACCCGGTTTTGGCGGGTGATCCTTCCCCTCCTCTCCCCCACCCTCTTCCTGGTGGGCCTCCTGGTGGTCCTCAAGAGCCTTACCGCCTTTGGGCCCATCCACCTCCTCACCCGAGGGGGGCCGGCGGAAGGCTCCATGGTCTGGATCTACCGGGTCTACCAGGACGCCTTCTTCAACTTCCAGGTGCCCCTAGCCGCCGCCGAGGCCCTCCTCCTCTTCCTGGTCCTCCTGGGGCTGGCGGGGCTCCAGTTCTGGCTCCTGGGGAGGCGGGTGCACTATGCGTAG
- a CDS encoding carbohydrate ABC transporter permease produces the protein MRRLRRLLPTYLLASVYAFLLVLPLLTLLSASLRSEADLYAPGLLPPRVSLEAYAEALTEFPLGRFLLNSLLVSTAVTLGVLLTSLLAAYALTRLRFRGREVLFGLAVALLLVPGEVTFLPLYLLVDRLGWLDSYLALAVPFLASPLGVFLLRQYLKTLPEDYFDAARIDGANHAQILRHVALPLSAPALGALAALTFIGTWNMYLWPLVVTKSREMQTAQMVVSRVMCKSLCTGGIPLLKHLLQHLLHLREPL, from the coding sequence ATGCGTAGGCTGCGGCGCCTCCTCCCCACCTACCTCTTGGCCTCGGTGTACGCCTTCCTCCTGGTCCTGCCCCTCCTCACCCTTCTCTCCGCCAGCCTGCGCTCCGAGGCCGACCTGTACGCCCCCGGGCTCCTTCCCCCCAGGGTGAGCCTCGAGGCCTACGCGGAGGCCCTCACGGAGTTCCCCCTGGGCCGCTTCCTCCTCAACAGCCTCCTGGTCTCCACCGCCGTCACCCTGGGGGTCCTCCTCACCAGCCTCCTCGCCGCCTACGCCCTCACCCGGCTCCGCTTCCGGGGGCGGGAGGTCCTCTTTGGCCTGGCCGTGGCCCTCCTCCTGGTGCCGGGGGAGGTGACCTTCCTGCCCCTTTACCTCCTGGTGGACCGGCTGGGCTGGCTGGACTCCTACCTGGCCCTGGCCGTGCCCTTCCTGGCCAGCCCCCTAGGGGTCTTCCTCCTGCGGCAGTACCTGAAAACCCTCCCCGAGGACTACTTTGACGCGGCCCGCATAGACGGGGCCAACCACGCCCAGATCCTCCGCCACGTGGCCCTGCCCCTCTCCGCCCCCGCCTTAGGGGCCCTAGCGGCCCTCACCTTCATCGGCACCTGGAACATGTACCTCTGGCCCCTGGTGGTGACCAAAAGCCGGGAAATGCAGACCGCCCAGATGGTCGTGTCAAGAGTTATGTGTAAGAGTCTGTGTACGGGGGGCATACCGCTCCTGAAGCATCTTCTCCAGCACCTCCTTCACCTCCGAGAACCCCTTTAG
- a CDS encoding ABC transporter ATP-binding protein, producing the protein MLEARGLGLRVGERWLLKGVDLEVGPGEFWAVLGPNGSGKSTLLRLLAGEVSPSMGEVRLKGRPLALYRPKELARLRAVLSQTREMTFPFTAYEVAFLGRLPHLGGRETPLDHEKTAQALQAAQAWPLADRLFATLSGGEAMRVEAARLLAQEGEVFLLDEPTNHLDPRHALELLGLFHRLTREGRSVVAVLHDLNLAALFADRVLLLKEGKPLALGEAKEVLRPEPLGQAYGVEFTLLAGPGGRPVLMALPSLALKAERG; encoded by the coding sequence GTGCTTGAGGCCCGAGGACTGGGTTTGCGGGTGGGGGAGCGCTGGCTCCTAAAGGGGGTGGACCTGGAGGTGGGGCCGGGGGAGTTCTGGGCGGTCCTGGGGCCCAACGGAAGCGGCAAGTCCACCCTCCTCCGCCTGCTGGCGGGGGAGGTTTCCCCTTCTATGGGGGAGGTGCGGCTCAAGGGGAGGCCCCTAGCCCTCTACCGCCCCAAGGAGCTGGCCCGCCTGCGGGCCGTCCTCTCCCAGACCCGGGAGATGACCTTCCCCTTCACCGCCTACGAGGTGGCCTTCCTGGGCCGCCTGCCCCACCTGGGGGGCCGGGAAACCCCCCTGGACCACGAGAAGACGGCCCAGGCCCTGCAAGCGGCCCAGGCCTGGCCCTTGGCCGACCGCCTCTTCGCCACCCTCTCGGGAGGGGAGGCCATGCGGGTGGAGGCCGCCCGGCTCCTGGCCCAGGAGGGGGAGGTCTTCCTCCTGGACGAGCCCACCAACCACCTGGACCCCCGGCACGCCCTGGAGCTCCTCGGCCTCTTCCACCGCCTCACCCGGGAGGGGAGGTCGGTGGTGGCCGTGCTCCACGATCTCAACCTGGCCGCCCTCTTCGCCGACCGGGTCCTCCTCCTCAAGGAGGGGAAGCCCCTGGCCCTGGGGGAGGCCAAGGAGGTTCTCCGGCCCGAGCCCTTGGGGCAGGCCTACGGGGTGGAGTTCACCCTTCTGGCCGGCCCTGGGGGCCGGCCCGTCCTCATGGCCCTGCCTTCCCTGGCCCTGAAGGCGGAGCGGGGCTGA